Proteins encoded by one window of Leptospira barantonii:
- a CDS encoding amidohydrolase family protein — protein MLPCCHHILSSNRNAGPSPFPWKNPENLPPLRDDESPAHLPLLEKYGLPFIIDIHTHFFPEYVMKRIWKWFDGVNWEIAYRETEAQRLETLKKNRIFHFTTLNYAHKENMAEGLNRWVFENHSSTNGVVLFGTFFPEKGCYEYTKRAVEEYGFRGFKLHCEVGRLDLTRSELSETFSYLEKKEIPLVIHSGDAPLPGPYTNIRYFKSFIERYPKLKVVVAHMGASEVWEYVELLKIYPELRLDTTMVFVDFLATGEHTDPYLEILETFPDRVHFGSDFPNIPYALSHPICNLLNSSLSKEIKRKVFLENSAKLLGISI, from the coding sequence ATGTTGCCTTGTTGTCATCATATTCTTTCCTCGAATCGAAACGCCGGGCCTTCTCCATTTCCATGGAAGAATCCCGAGAATCTTCCGCCGTTACGCGACGACGAATCTCCAGCGCATCTTCCTCTTTTGGAAAAATACGGACTTCCGTTTATCATAGACATCCACACCCATTTTTTTCCCGAGTATGTGATGAAACGAATTTGGAAATGGTTCGACGGCGTCAATTGGGAGATCGCGTATCGTGAAACCGAAGCGCAGAGATTGGAAACGTTAAAGAAGAATCGGATCTTTCACTTCACCACTTTGAATTACGCGCATAAGGAGAACATGGCCGAAGGTCTGAATCGTTGGGTTTTCGAAAATCACTCAAGCACAAACGGGGTCGTTCTTTTCGGTACATTCTTCCCTGAAAAAGGTTGTTACGAATACACGAAACGAGCCGTGGAAGAATACGGATTTCGGGGTTTTAAACTTCATTGCGAAGTGGGGCGTTTGGATCTGACTCGATCCGAACTTTCGGAAACATTTTCGTATCTTGAAAAAAAGGAAATCCCTCTCGTGATCCATTCCGGCGACGCGCCGCTTCCAGGACCGTATACGAATATTAGATATTTCAAATCCTTTATTGAACGTTATCCGAAACTGAAGGTAGTAGTCGCGCACATGGGCGCGTCCGAGGTCTGGGAATACGTCGAACTTCTGAAAATTTATCCCGAACTGCGTCTGGATACGACTATGGTCTTCGTTGATTTTTTGGCGACCGGGGAACATACGGATCCGTATCTCGAAATTTTGGAAACTTTTCCGGATCGGGTTCATTTCGGTTCCGATTTTCCCAACATTCCCTATGCGCTGAGTCATCCGATATGCAATTTGTTGAATTCTTCCCTAAGCAAAGAAATCAAACGAAAGGTCTTTCTGGAAAACAGCGCGAAACTTTTGGGGATCTCGATTTAA
- a CDS encoding NAD(P)H-dependent flavin oxidoreductase, with protein sequence MKMNTRITEMLGIDLPIIGAPMFLVSYPDLVVAVSEAGGIGCFPSLNYRSPEQLKDGLQEIRSKTKKPIGVNLILHKAHNPNWSKQLEVVLDAKVELLITSLGSPRTVVSEAKSVGSKVFCDVTTLKHANIVAKAGADALIAVAQGAGGHAGNTSPFSLFPYLKKETDLPIVAAGAISSGAQMVASFALGADAVYVGTRLIATPEAMASEGYKQMLIDSGPEEIVYTEKISGIPANWLKKSVEKAGDLSHSGESQNLDQEYKRWKDIWSAGHGVAQIDGLVPAKEVVLGMAQEYRDIIDRLPR encoded by the coding sequence ATGAAAATGAATACTCGAATTACGGAAATGCTCGGAATCGATCTGCCGATCATCGGGGCTCCTATGTTTTTAGTCTCGTATCCGGATCTGGTCGTGGCCGTTTCGGAAGCGGGCGGGATCGGTTGTTTTCCTTCTCTCAATTATCGTTCTCCGGAACAACTCAAAGACGGTCTTCAGGAAATTCGTTCCAAAACGAAGAAACCGATCGGTGTGAATTTAATTCTTCATAAGGCGCATAACCCCAATTGGTCCAAGCAGTTGGAAGTCGTTTTAGACGCAAAGGTGGAACTTCTCATCACGAGTTTGGGAAGTCCTCGTACCGTTGTCAGCGAAGCGAAGAGTGTCGGCTCTAAAGTTTTCTGCGACGTAACCACGTTGAAACATGCGAACATCGTAGCAAAAGCGGGTGCGGACGCGTTGATCGCGGTCGCTCAAGGTGCGGGTGGTCACGCGGGAAACACTTCTCCGTTCAGTCTTTTTCCTTATCTCAAAAAAGAAACCGATTTGCCGATCGTCGCGGCGGGCGCAATTTCGAGCGGAGCGCAGATGGTCGCCTCATTCGCGTTAGGCGCCGATGCGGTTTATGTGGGAACCAGATTGATCGCGACTCCCGAGGCGATGGCTTCGGAAGGTTATAAGCAGATGTTGATCGATTCCGGACCGGAAGAGATCGTGTATACGGAAAAGATTTCTGGCATTCCCGCCAACTGGTTGAAGAAGTCCGTGGAAAAAGCGGGGGATCTTTCGCACAGCGGCGAATCCCAAAATCTGGATCAGGAATACAAACGTTGGAAGGACATTTGGTCCGCGGGTCACGGCGTGGCCCAGATCGACGGTTTGGTTCCGGCTAAGGAAGTTGTTCTCGGAATGGCGCAAGAATATCGGGATATCATCGATCGATTGCCTCGTTGA
- a CDS encoding LA_2478/LA_2722/LA_4182 family protein → MRGIFTVSFGLIFAGLFAADCGKKNPVSQSASAEVYKKVAETYCSQMSRCKEPYIASLEGKLRKEAALTYPDNAQCYSDFNYDYDKSEPIVLKKLSNNLKLDAELCIKSVERADCGSIVTYQIPECVEYNTFLETLSSPSSSK, encoded by the coding sequence ATGCGCGGCATTTTTACGGTAAGTTTCGGACTGATTTTCGCAGGGCTCTTTGCGGCCGATTGCGGAAAGAAGAATCCCGTGTCGCAATCCGCCTCCGCAGAGGTCTATAAAAAGGTCGCCGAAACGTATTGTTCGCAGATGAGTCGTTGTAAGGAACCTTATATCGCTTCTCTCGAAGGCAAACTCAGAAAGGAAGCCGCGCTGACTTATCCGGACAACGCTCAGTGTTACAGCGACTTCAATTACGATTACGATAAGTCCGAGCCGATCGTATTGAAAAAACTGAGCAACAATCTGAAACTGGACGCCGAGCTCTGTATCAAAAGTGTGGAGCGGGCCGATTGCGGTTCCATCGTTACGTATCAGATTCCGGAATGTGTGGAATACAATACGTTCCTCGAAACCTTATCCTCTCCTTCTTCCTCTAAGTAA
- a CDS encoding MXAN_6521/LA_1396 family lipoprotein has product MLRYSFILISLIFAVTNCTVKYVKAGPVWEKELSSFKRLAVSVPTESEAGVAEKKLAAKIAENYLSHHKEFIIYPYRSGNGTCGGSDKKVQGIFQLKIREKETADKVSLSALAKVIHCGKGETLWEGLAENSYSKNTEENQSLINTYTQLYGKEISGKVNAYFFLLQSLLDKLDSPVLTEEEKDEKIEVEAR; this is encoded by the coding sequence ATGTTACGATATTCTTTTATACTCATCTCTCTGATTTTTGCGGTGACGAACTGCACGGTAAAATACGTAAAAGCGGGACCGGTCTGGGAAAAGGAATTGAGTTCCTTCAAAAGACTCGCGGTTTCCGTTCCTACAGAAAGTGAAGCGGGCGTCGCCGAAAAGAAGTTGGCCGCAAAGATCGCTGAAAACTATCTTTCCCATCATAAGGAATTCATCATATACCCGTATCGCTCCGGAAACGGGACCTGCGGCGGATCGGATAAAAAGGTTCAAGGAATCTTTCAACTCAAGATTCGAGAAAAGGAAACAGCCGATAAGGTTTCTTTGAGCGCGCTTGCGAAGGTGATCCATTGCGGCAAAGGGGAAACACTCTGGGAAGGATTGGCCGAAAATTCCTATTCCAAAAACACCGAAGAAAACCAATCTCTTATCAATACGTATACGCAACTCTACGGAAAGGAAATCTCCGGAAAGGTGAACGCGTATTTCTTTTTGCTACAATCCCTTTTGGATAAACTGGACAGCCCGGTCTTAACCGAAGAGGAAAAAGACGAAAAGATCGAAGTAGAAGCGAGATAA